In Microbacterium terrisoli, the genomic stretch AGCGCCTCACTGCCGTGGTCGCGCGCGACCCGCGTGTCTCGGGCGAATTCCTCGCCGCCGCGGTGGCGGCGGGACTTGCCGCCTCCGGCGTCGACGTGCTCGACGCGGGAGTCATCCCGACGCCGGCCGCCGCGTTCCTGATCGGCTCGATCGACGCGGACTTCGGCGTCATGGTCTCGGCATCCCACAACCCGGCACCCGACAACGGCATCAAGATCTTCGCCCGCGGAGGTGTCAAGCTGCCCGATGTCGTCGAGCGACGCATCGAGGCGGCGATGGCCGGCCCGATGCTGCTGCCCACCGGTGCGGCCGTCGGCCGGATCCGCCGGTTCGCCGACGCTGAGGACCGCTACGTCGTGCACCTGCTGGCGTCGCTGCCGCACCGGCTGGAGGGCATCCACGTGGTGCTCGACTGCGCGAACGGCGCCGCGTCGGGGGTCTCTCCCGACGCGTTCCGGGATGCCGGGGCCCTGGTGACGGTGGTCGGCGCCGATCCCGACGGGGTCAACATCAACGACGGCGTCGGCTCGACTCACATCGACAAGCTCGCCGCCGAAGTGGTGCGGCTGGGGGCCGACGTCGGGATCGCCCACGACGGCGACGCCGACCGGTGCCTGGCGGTGGATGCCACAGGCGCTGTCATCGACGGCGACCAGATCATGGCGATCCTGGCCGTGGCGATGAAAGAGCGCGGTGCGCTCATCTCGAACACGCTCGTGGCCACCGTGATGAGCAACCTCGGCCTGCATCGTGCGATGACCGAGCACGGCATCCTCGTCGAGCAGACGGCGGTCGGAGACCGGTACGTGCTGGAACGGATGAACGAGGGCGGCTACTCGCTCGGCGGTGAGCAGTCCGGCCACGTGATCATGAGCGAGTTCGCCACCACAGGCGACGGTCTGCTCACGGGGCTGCACCTGCTGGCGCGCATGGCCGAGACCGGCTCGTCTCTGGCCGAGCTGGCCTCGGTGATGACCGTGTATCCGCAGGTCCTGGTGAACGTGAAGGGCGTCGACCGCGAGGGCGTGGACCACCCCGCCGTGGCCGCGGCGGTGGCTTCGGC encodes the following:
- the glmM gene encoding phosphoglucosamine mutase, whose product is MALFGTDGVRGLANGPLTADLALTLAQATAVVLGQGRSADARRAAGKRLTAVVARDPRVSGEFLAAAVAAGLAASGVDVLDAGVIPTPAAAFLIGSIDADFGVMVSASHNPAPDNGIKIFARGGVKLPDVVERRIEAAMAGPMLLPTGAAVGRIRRFADAEDRYVVHLLASLPHRLEGIHVVLDCANGAASGVSPDAFRDAGALVTVVGADPDGVNINDGVGSTHIDKLAAEVVRLGADVGIAHDGDADRCLAVDATGAVIDGDQIMAILAVAMKERGALISNTLVATVMSNLGLHRAMTEHGILVEQTAVGDRYVLERMNEGGYSLGGEQSGHVIMSEFATTGDGLLTGLHLLARMAETGSSLAELASVMTVYPQVLVNVKGVDREGVDHPAVAAAVASATAVLGDSGRVLLRASGTEQLVRVMVEAADVDRASQIAGELADVVRAHLALPA